CACATGGGCAATGTCCACAATGATGCAAGACATCACTGaaatggacaaacacacaaatagaaagaaaacaaatgccACCATGACTCGCTGGAAGCAATGGCGTGAGAAGTCACTATAGTCAGTGAAAAATAGGGGGGGGGCGATGGCGATGTGGTTTCattattttcaaaataagagcacATTTCGCTTCAATAGCAGCGTCAAAAGCAGCGCTCATCCACAACACCACGCACAAAAAGACGGGGTACTACAAGGGTGAAGTTGTTCAAATGACAATAGCGAAACCAGAGTTAATTGGAGATACATCGACAAACAGCGCAGCCAGGAACTATTGAGAGAAGCACCATGACGTGCACacggggggtttggggggaggaTGAACAGGAAGTCGAACAacccgccccccctctcccccaagtCCCTCGGCATGGTCAGTAAGTATTGCGTACGTTGCCGTAGCGACGAAGTGGACGGTCTTAAAAAGGAAACGACGAAGGTAGTTACGATTTGGTAGCAAGACTGTTGCGTGGAACATGTTTAGGGGAACGATGATATTTGGTTATGAAAGCTTCACTGAAACAGCAGACATGAACGGACATGATTTCTACAGAGTGGATGGGGGGAAGGCGCCAAGCAGCATTagcagaggaagaagacgaagacAAAGGAGCAGGGGATACATTCGTCCTGATATGACAACAACTCTTTAAGGTTGCTGGAGGTCCCACAATTAAATCAAAAACAACTTGAAGCGGTTCATAACCGGTTACAAtaaatccatccatccgtccattaatccatcacgcacacgcacacacagacaactccGCAAACGGCAGGAGATGTTACGTTAGTCCATTTGTTCAGAAGTGATTATTACAAACTAAGTCAGTCAGTGATATATCTGCGCCACAGAAAGCAGGCTGGGTTtgagacgcacacacccacaactaAATTATCCTATTGttaacgataataataataaaggacTAACTAATAAACGAGGCGTGGCAGGTGTTCCTCTAGGAACCAAGGAGCTCGGCACACGTGCTAAACGGCCCGGCCTACAACTGGGTGGCAACGGACCTGGCCGATGCGGACTAGCAGTGCTCCTCACTTAACAAACTTATCTACTTCCTTAAAAAAATCTAATCTTACGCCTGTTCCACACATTGCTGTAAAGCCAACAAGCATTTTAAGGTGTCCTAGGAGCTAAACCGTCATCAAGAAAGTGCTCCGGATATTTAGGACCTTTTGGACAGACTCCCTGACACACGACGTGGTCGAGGCGGATTTCCTCCTCCATTGTTTTACTCTTGTGTTTTTACGTTTTCTAGACACTTATTCCAGATTTGCGATGAGCCGGGTGCTTCCGGGGTTTGGAGGTATGACTAAATGCATCTACACGTATGATTTTGCCAATTAGCAGGTGGCAGGGCCATGCTCTAATGGTCTCTAAGGAGCTAGCTTAAAACACCCAAGCCGCTGCTATTTCATAATCACATcgacactttctttttttactataTTCTGTTTTAACAAACATTTGTTAGCAATAGCGAATAATGTTGAACCACATGTAAATGTCCCATTTTCCATATGATGGAATGAAGAGGGTGATACAATTAGTCACTTTAAAACGTCCCTTTGAAAACCGAATTCAGTTGAAGAAAACGACCTAATTTGATAGTCCAGAATTAAGAGATTACAATTCAGTGTAGGCCTACGTGTACTTTGATTTACTATGGAGGCTCGTAAAGAACCAGGGACTGTTCCACTCAAGTACGGTATGGTCTGACTTTAGATTCAAGTCAGAAGACCAACAGTATCCTGATCAGATTCGCTTCTCTCTTAACAAACATTATCCATTATGATGATGCTGATGGGCCTGGGAGGCTGGGCTTATCATTTACTTGCCTACTTCCATACCATTGTGATGGAAGGTGTAAGGCTACTCAACTAGTATAGCTAATTCCTCATCACTATCTCAGATTACCAAACGATATGATCAAATATTTGGGACATTCATTTTCCCTTTACTGACGTCGTCAACCTATTGCACCTTTTAATAAAATACAAACCTTTATTAATCAATAATTCCTTCGTTTGTTCaatatgtatattatttatatatgtataatgtataaatataaaatgactACCGATGACGTGTCAATAATCAAGTTCAGCATAATAATCAATAACCACATTTTGATATAAAGCTAATTTAGCGGTTAAGCGGTTAATGAAGAGAGAAGTTATTAGTGATCAGAAGACTCCTAGTGTTCTGCTGACACACAGCGATGAGTTCTGAAGGAACTTGATCCACCATTAAGCCCACGAAAACAAAAGGAATGAAGCCATTATCATTAGAAACACATATACCCCAATCCTTCAGGGTTTCCGTAGTTTATGTGAAATTGCAGCAGGCTGCCCACAGAGATCAAATGAGAAGAAGCATGAATCAAATGTTGAACCCTTCTCATCTTAATCAAGTATAGCTGAAATACCCCTAGAGTATCACTGAAACTCCCCTCAAAATTAAAGAGTCACCAACAAACAGGGACAGTGCAAGACAAACAGCCGGCCATTTCAACTGCTGCTTCTGATTCACAAAATGTGATGATGACCAGTCATTGTAATAACCTGCGATTCCATAAGGGACAGTTCTTTGACCAAACTGAATCTTAAACCGGGTCTAGGGGCCAGGAGCCCGGACTGCAGCCCActgtctctttcctctctttcttctttaGTGGAGGGCCTCCACACAGATCTGCTCCTCGGTGATGTCGTCCAGCGGCGGAACTTCCACTTGGCTGCACATGTCACTGTCATAAATCTCCGCCGCTGTCAAAGACTCATCCTCCTCGCCTTTAGCCTTGAAGCCGTGCGGCTCCGACGGCGAGGTGCTCTCCACAGACTCCAGGTCCTCGATGCCGGCCCGGTAGTGGATCATCAGCAGGGTGAGCGCCTGCAGCCTCTCCCCGGACTTGGCCAGCGCTGCTTTTCGGCGGGCATCCGTGGCCTCGCGCTCCTCCGACAGCAGGGTGTTGTTGCGCTCCAGCTCCTGGTCGATCTCCTGCTGGAGCTTGTCCAGCATCAGCTCTAGCTTCTGGGACCGTTCGTCCGTGGGGAGTCCCCGGTAGAGGTCGCGTCCGATCTCCTTCACGGCGATGAACACGCTGTCGTCCAGGCCTCCCTCCCGGCGTGCCAGCTTTCCGCTGCAGATGCCTGCGCCGCCAGAGGGGTGCTTGGAGGGGCTTGCCCCGCTAGCGTATGTCTCTGTGTCACTGCTCTCGTTGTCAGAGGTGTTGGGGGTGTGTTTTGGGGAGGGCTCCACTGTGCCGGGCCCCATGTCGACCACTTGCTCTACCAAGCGCGTCTTTGGAACCTGTCGCAGGTTGAGCAGGCGAGAGCTGGTGTTGATGATGTGCCGCGTGATGCCACTGGTTGCTCGGTTAATGGTGGATTTGGCCTCTGGGTCTGCGCTGCGGCGGTCCGTTGCCGCCACGCAAAACGGATTCTCGGCCAGGCACTTGTCCTGGCATTTCTTGTGGCAGACGTAGGAGCAGATCATGCACTGTGAGGCCGCCTTGGTCCACACCTTCTTCTTGCAGTACTCGCACCAGGTGGGGTTCTGGAACTGGGTGTCCTGGAAGTTGTGACGAACCTCGGCCATCTGCAGAGCGCCATATGCCATATCGTCACGCTGGGCCACGTGCACGtgttccctctccctgtccttaAGGTCCTCCTCCTGAAGGCTTCCCTCTCGCTCCCGTTCCACCATCCTCGCTGAATAGTCTGGCTCCCCTTCGGCCAGGTAGCAGAAGTTTAACGTGATGTCTCCGTAACAAAGCTTCTCGTTGAAGCCCTTGTGGGTGCTCAGGTTGCGTAGGGCTGTGCGGCTAACATTAGCCCTGGGCTCTGGTGCCACTAGCCTGAATGTGCTCTGGTACTCAGCCGATGCGGTGGCCATACATTCCAAGGCCACGCTTTCCAGTCGGAGGCTCACGTGGCCCAGGCAAAGGAGGCTGCCTAGCTTAAAAGGGTCTTTGCACCACAGTGCCACGTTAAGGTAACGATggttcctctccacctccaaaACATGCGAGGCGTTGCTCCAGCGGCCTGACTTGTTGCGGAACATGGTCTCTGGGCATTCCCTAAAGGTGTTGTCTTCCAGGCTGTCTCGTATGCTGCAGGTGCTCTCTGAATGTTTGTCTTTCATTGAGTCAGGCCTGCTGCTACTGGGGGCAGCCGAAGGGGCAGAGAGTTCCTCGCAGGACTCTGCTTGCTTCATGGCTGGCTTCGGCTCCGTCGCCTTGACCTGGCTCTTCTCCGCAGAGGCCTTTTCACCGGGGGCTGTGTGGACGGGACTCTTCTCGGGGGACTTCTCTGACGTGGTGGTGCAGGGGTTGCTGGCAATAGAGAAGGTGGTGGTTGCAGTTGCTAAAGCAGAGCTGGTAGCTGGTGTCAGATCAGTAACCTCCAACAGGCTGGTTTCAGAGGAGGCCGTGGTCAACTTTATCTGTGGTCGAGGAGGCACCGGAGGCCGAGTGGGGGGCAGCGGGGGAGGAACGGTGGGCCGCTGGGGACCGGCATCCAATGAGTCCCCGCTGCTCTTGGGCAGCGAGGGCTTCGGTGGTTCTTTGGGCTGTGGCTTCAGAGGAGACTGGAGCCCCACCAGCAGAAGCTTGCGGTTTAGGATGGGTGAGATTGAGGCTAGGTTGGCCACGACCCTTTTGGGGCTTTGGTTTACTGTGAGTAGGGAGTCCTCCCTAGCGTCGGGGGGGTTGGCGCCACCAGGGCTGCTGGTCGGGCTCGGCTTGGAGTCCACCATCAACTCCTCGAACTCAGAGTCAATCTCCTTGCAGTCCACCATGTCTGGGACGGTGCTGATCGGGGCCGGATCTTCTTCGTATCCTGATGGCCCCTGGGGACCAATGAAGGCCGGGTCCTCCAGATGGCTCAGGCCCTCATGCAGGGGCCCCAGATTACCTAGTGGGTAGCTCTGATGGCGGACTGGTCTTTCATAGAGAACCTCAACCCTTTCTCCTGCTTGTTTCAGCAGTTTGGGCACTTGTACAGAGGATGTCACTTTCACAcctggggaggaagagagaggagatttGAGTTTCCAGCAACACAAACAACCATACAATGAAATGAGGTCAAGCTTATCGCTAAAGGGTTAACTAACTTTTACTAAAAAGGtcatattttcatttttttttttccatacaaaatatattctcataataacaatattgaatGAATTGATATTTTACAGTTTGTCTGCAGTACTTGGCGTGTCTTCTGAAAACTATGTAGCGATACATACAATTCCATTCTTACCCGTGCTCCTAGGCTATATTTCATTCCCTCTCTATTTCTACCCATTTTCCAGTCTCTCCTCATACTCTTAATACATTGTAATGTATCAAAGCTCCTCTCTCACGGCCTTAAAGCGCTTCACACGTGGCAGACACAAttatataacaaaataaaaaggaaaattcTTCACCTCCGATGGCGATGAGCCGGTCGCCCCGCTGCAAGTCGGCGAGTGCGGCGGGGGAGTTTGGCGTCACCGTCTCGATGCACACGTGCACGGCGTCGGCCTCGCTGGCAGGGACCTGGCGGAAAGTAATGCCAATGCTGATACACGTCCCCTTGAAGACCTCTGTCtgaggacacagacacacacacacacacacacacagggagagtcAGTGAGTCATTGTGAGCCCGTCTTTTACAGCAGGTTAAGTACAGTGCACATGGAGCACAGCAGCGttcaaaaatattttaaatttcTGTCAGACGCTTTCTTCCATAGAGACTTTAGATCATCTTTAGTTATATTTGAGACAGACTTTAACGGGTGAACTGTGATAGTCCACGTTACCAAGGACTAGGTAGGGGGGAAGGCACCTGGCTGAAGGATGCTGCAGGTAGACTGAGTAAATAGGACTAGCCACTACACTTCCCTGATGTCTGTATATCAGTGTATGAAATGTAATGACGTACCGTTCAAGGAAAGATTAAACAATAGCCTATCAGCACCTTATTGTCTCTAAATCTGTGTTCACAGCAACCTAATATGGCCAGAAAAACCCTCCCAGGGTAAATATAACTAAATTAGACCGATGTGTGACGGCCGGAGGTGAGCATATATAGCCACACTGTGTGTTCCGACAACACAGAAGAACAATAAGGACTGATTTAGCAACAACAAGGGAGGTCTGCCACCAAAACCATGTTTCCATGACGAACTGGAGTCACGTATCACGCAACGCACGTGTAGGAAAATATCGGACcaccttcaaaataaaaagcaGTGTAGCGGGTCACATGACCCGTTAGGTGACGATAAAGTACGCTAGTTTCTACTTCATCACTGACAGGTTTGTTAGTCACACTACAAGAGTATTGACCTATTTTCTTTCTTGAcgtataaatataataaatgcaATTTGTCGATTCACGCCGTCATCGATAGTTCGACACATCTTAGGGTAAAGTAAGGGCCTACATTCTGAAATCAACCAATAGGTTTGCAGTGCTGTGCAAAAAGGCAGAACGCTTTAACGTGTCTGTGATTTTATGTGTTTTAAACATTATTACACTCGAGAAAAccacacaatataatataagCATCAATATTTCCAAACAACTCTTCGCACTATTATACCATTTCTGCCATTTCCATTGATGAGCACTTCGGGCACATACTTTGGGGGGGTTGGTTATGGTTGTGTGTCATTTCAAATTTCATTGGTACTGGATCAATCTGATACCAGTATCAGCACCACGCCCCAAGACTATCTACACACTGAAGAAACCCAATTAAAAACCACGGCTAGAGAAGTCTGAGCCGGGATATTGAggcagagggaaaaccatctctGAGACGAAAGTGATGATAGataagagacagagtcagagacagacagaatgagagacagagacaaatacagacagacagacacagatacagagagacatggagacagagacacacacaaaaggagagacaaagagaatgTGTGAGAGGAGGAGCAATGAAAAGAAGAAAAGGCGTTTCTGGTCTGAAGAATGAAGATCCTTGCAGACCAAGCTTGAGATTACGCACGCAGACTAAGATGAACGACTGCAATTTCCTCCAGTGCcattttggtggggggggggggggagtgatggaGTTATGGCTCAGCAGTGAATACGCAGATGATGAGCAGCAGAAGGGCGCCTTGAAGGATGGGCTCTGACCTTCTGATGAGAGTAAGAGAGGTTGGAGGGATCTCAGAGGGACAAAAAGATAAAAGTGGCGCAAGAGACCAAATTCCACAAATGGCAAAATTGGCATCATTATATTATGTTGTATTTTATCAAATATTTGAAAAGACTGCATAGTATTCTATTCActatgtgacccccccccctaaaatagccaaaagaaagtgtgtgtgagaaaaaagAGGGAAGTTGTAGAGGGAAAGGACGAATCCTGTCACACCCGTAAAATGGGAGCTCAGAGCAACA
Above is a window of Gadus morhua chromosome 15, gadMor3.0, whole genome shotgun sequence DNA encoding:
- the pdzd8 gene encoding PDZ domain-containing protein 8 → MIYLILISAISGAIVTLIVEFLLVYRRSPEPVARTVQYVKVVPDPALRDYFNSQHVETGQLQPDNTASRQQEAVSARHQDAAVPTTTTAGPRPQQSSQPPHSEPLDPSKPETCNFLNAIFLFLFRELQDTPVVRHWLTKKIKVEFEELLQTKTAGRLLEGLSLRDLSLGNSLPVFHTARLMNPVQLNADGMPEELNFEVDLEYNGGFHLAIDVELVFGKSAYLFVKMTRVMGRLRLQFTRTPFSHWSFSFLEDPLIDFEVQSQFEGRPLPQLTSIIVNQLKRVIKKKHTLPNYKIRYKPFFPFQVQPPLVPAYDADLSVHDDALVEGRLRVSLIECSRLFILGSYDRETYVHCTLELSSCEWKEKTRSSIKKTEVFKGTCISIGITFRQVPASEADAVHVCIETVTPNSPAALADLQRGDRLIAIGGVKVTSSVQVPKLLKQAGERVEVLYERPVRHQSYPLGNLGPLHEGLSHLEDPAFIGPQGPSGYEEDPAPISTVPDMVDCKEIDSEFEELMVDSKPSPTSSPGGANPPDAREDSLLTVNQSPKRVVANLASISPILNRKLLLVGLQSPLKPQPKEPPKPSLPKSSGDSLDAGPQRPTVPPPLPPTRPPVPPRPQIKLTTASSETSLLEVTDLTPATSSALATATTTFSIASNPCTTTSEKSPEKSPVHTAPGEKASAEKSQVKATEPKPAMKQAESCEELSAPSAAPSSSRPDSMKDKHSESTCSIRDSLEDNTFRECPETMFRNKSGRWSNASHVLEVERNHRYLNVALWCKDPFKLGSLLCLGHVSLRLESVALECMATASAEYQSTFRLVAPEPRANVSRTALRNLSTHKGFNEKLCYGDITLNFCYLAEGEPDYSARMVEREREGSLQEEDLKDREREHVHVAQRDDMAYGALQMAEVRHNFQDTQFQNPTWCEYCKKKVWTKAASQCMICSYVCHKKCQDKCLAENPFCVAATDRRSADPEAKSTINRATSGITRHIINTSSRLLNLRQVPKTRLVEQVVDMGPGTVEPSPKHTPNTSDNESSDTETYASGASPSKHPSGGAGICSGKLARREGGLDDSVFIAVKEIGRDLYRGLPTDERSQKLELMLDKLQQEIDQELERNNTLLSEEREATDARRKAALAKSGERLQALTLLMIHYRAGIEDLESVESTSPSEPHGFKAKGEEDESLTAAEIYDSDMCSQVEVPPLDDITEEQICVEALH